GTTCCACATCGACTAAGTATCACTAAGAGGAGTTCCTTCTATAAATACATAGACAATGTCTCCTTTCTTTTCAGACAATTGGACTTGTTTTCTGGCCCAAACTATTGTCATTAAAATCAGATATTTTCGGTTTAAATCAGTTTTAGTCAGCCATTTAGGCAATTAATcggtttttaaaatgattaatcaGGTTTCTGATTAATTGAACCGATTTGACCAAAATCACGGCGATTAACCTCGGTGGAGCGCATAGACCCGCATTTTAGAACACAAAGTTTACTATATATGTTGTGTACATAGAATGTACCTAGCTCAACTAAGTTTTTATCTAGCAAACACCCTTAAAGTCCATACAAATAAGTagctttaattttaattataagcTATTTATTATTTATCCACATTTTCATTGTAGAACATTTTAGTGATAATTAGTCACTTAGTGATAGTTCAGCATTTAGAGAACCTCCATTTTTATGAATTactaatgtaattatattttagttaaaacTACATCATTCAAGTgtgaaataaattatttagaaaatcttatttattattttaaattatattatatgttcttagTCTCCCAGTACTGgattctatttgatatgattttCTTACTTCTCAATCAACATAAATAAAGTTACTTCATTCACCAAGCCTGATACAAACTTAACATTCAGAATACCACTAGCAACAcaccacaaaataaaataaaaacataaataaataagtacTACCAAAGATTTATTCTTTGATTTATTCTTGCAAGAACTCAACCCACAAATCCACCACAACCAACAACTTAGGCCGTGGGCTTGGCAAAGATCTTCTTAGCAAATTCAGCTAGAGTTGCAGTCTCGGGCATGACAGGTTTCACAGCAGGATCGTTACAGAACCTCTCAGCCCATTTGGACAGAGAAGGAGTCTTGACCTCATCGATAAGTTTATGACCACCTGCCAACTCGGTGACTCTCAACCAAGCCAAGAAGCACCCGAATGCAATGTCGAGGTAACCGATGTGTTCACCGTTAAAGAATGGTTTTCCTTTGCTGCAATCGATGAAGGCCTTCTCGAGAAGCGCGTTCCCTTCTTCCACTTGAGCTAACACcgctttcttctcttcttctccctcaGCTTTTAGGATACTTTTTAGAGAGGGAAACCACTTCATTCATGTTCAATGTCATCACATAGAAAACATACGATTATCTCATGacatgaaactattaataaaacttGTGGATCAGGTAAAAGGGGGGGAACCTTTTCGTCAATGTAGGCCGCCCAGAACCGAGCGATGGCTCGATCATAAGGAGTGGAAGGTAGCATGGACGGTCCAGATGCGCTCCAAGTCTCATCAACATACTCAACGATGATGTTAGACTCACAAACCGGTTTGTCAGCATGAAGGAGAACCGGAATCTTCTTGTGAACCGGGTTTGATTTAAGAAGCAACTCGCTCTTTGCTCCAAACGTCTCCTGGAGGAACTCGTAGGGAACAGACTTGAGGTTCAGAGCGATCCTCGGCCTCATCACAAAAGGACTCGCCCATGCGCCGATCACCTTCACTTCATCGGTAGCCATTTTCTCTTCAAGATCAAGAACAGAGAGAAGGACTTGGTTAAACACGTTGAAGCTTTAGTGGTAAATCGTAGGGCATTATATGGAAGGGAAGAGGGGGTAGGTAAGGTCGTAACGTAAGGCTTTCGGAATTTCATGGAGGTGAAGAAGCACCAGTAAAGTTTGACATGTGTCTTATACGGTTGGGAAAACGTTTAAATGTTGGTCCATCACTTTATTAGGGGCGAGCGTTACATATTCACATTGTTAGGATGCGTGGTGTGAACTGAAACCATTAACACACCGACAACTGTGTTCATCTTCACGTGTTCACATTTGTATTTCATGCATAGATAGCTTTCTCTCAATGGGACCATTTAAGATCtttgtacttatataattaagttaATATATGTCTTGTTTTGACGAGTTACGATATTGATATATATTGTGAAACAAGTGAAACTATATTTAAAGGATAGTTACGTTacatacaattaattatacaaaTCTACCATTCGAGTAAATTCACTTATCCAAACACACATGTCATATTCTCATTTAGtattgataaataataataatcattttTAGTTGCTCTGTATATACGTACATTTAATATTTGTGTTGGCTAGTCATGTTTTCTGTATTTGTACTGAgtgcattttttaaataatttagagcatttccaaaaatgaacttcaaaattttaaatttggagttttgaatagtgattcatatttttatttatattttggtctttataattaattgtacatcatatttatgatttttaagtattttttcatttatatttttaatctttaaaacttttgtatatcataaatatttcaaatttattttaataaattcaaaattttacacataaaattaaataaaaattttaaaataaggtTTGTAATATTCTTAGGAGAAAGCAACACAAGTTAATATACTTATGTTTCTCTTGCACCATCAACACAGAATCAACGAACCCCAAGTTCTACTTAATTAGGATCTTTTGTGTCTTTGACATccattattattaaaaaaatgttaaaaaaatacatcATTCGTAGAGAaacaaaatgttaaataaattatttagaaaatcttatatgataacttcttttcatatttattttcttctttatattattttgattataaaatattcatattagatgttcttttttttttttttggaacacaaaCTTTCATTCAAACTTAAACTCCAAAATGAGAGTTCATTACAGCAACTGCAGAGAGCAGAGCATTCTTTGCTACTGAATCAGAGATATTGTTTTTGTCCCTAGGGATCCAACTGAAGTAAACAGCATCAAGAAGGGAACTTAGAACTAAGATATCAGcaactaaaccataaatctctGGTGGGGGGGTGTCCTCCATTGACTGCTTGGATTAATTGTCTAGAGTCCGATTCAAAGTGAAGTCTTCGGCGGTTCAGAGAAAAACTCATAGTGATAGCTTCCCGTAGAGCCAGTGCTTCTTAGTTTTCACTTTTCAGTGCTGGATTTTATGAGACATCATTTTCTTACTTCTCaatcaacataaaaaaaattacttcatTCACCAAGACTGATACTACAAACTTAACATTCAAAATACACTTACCAACATAccaaaagtaaaattaaaacataaataaataagtacCATCActctcattttattttttcaagaaCTCAACCCACAGTTCCACGAGGACCACAGCCATCAGCTTAGGCCGGCGGCTTGGCAAAGATCTTCTTAGCGAACTCAGCTAGAGTTGCAGTCTCGGGCATGACAGGTTTCACAGCAGGATCATTACAGAACCTGTCAGCCCATTTGGACAGAGAAGGAGTCTTGACCTCATCGATAAGTTTATGACCACCTGCCAACTCGGTGACTCTCAACCAAGCCAAGAAGCACCCGAATGCAATGTCGAGGTAACCGATGTGTTCACCGTTGAAGAACGCTTTTCCTTTGCTGCAATCGTTGAAGGCCTTCTCGAGAAGCGCGTTCCCTTCTTCCACTTGAGCTAACACcgctttcttctcttcttctccctcaGCTTTTAGGATACTTTTTAGAGAGGGAAACCACTTCATTCGTGTTCAATGTCATCACATAGAAAACATACGCTTATCTCATGACATGAAACTATAAATAAAACTTGTGGATCAGGTAAAAGAGGGGGAACCTTTTCGTCAATGTAGGCCGCCCAGAACCGAGCGATGGCTCGATCATAAGGAGTGGAAGGTAGCATGGACGGTCCAGATGCGCTCCAAGTCTCATCAACATACTCAACGATGATGTTAGACTCACAAACCGGTTTGTCAGCATGAATCAGAACGGGAATCTTCTTGTGAACCGGGTTTGATTTAAGAAGCAACTCGCTCTTTGCTCCAAACGTCTCCTGGAGGAACTCATAGGGAACAGACTTGAGGTTCAGAGCAATCCTCGGCCTCATCACAAAAGGACTCGCCCATGCGCCGATCACCTTCACTTCGTCGCTAGCCATTTTCTCTTCAAGATCAAGAACGGAGGAGGACTTGGTTTAATGCGTTGAAGCTTTAGTGGTAGATCGTAGGGCATTATATGGAAGCGAAGAGGGGGTAGGTAAGGTCGTAACGTAAGGCTTTCGAAATTTCATGGAGGTGAAGAAGCACCAGTTAAAGTTTGACACGTTTCTTAAACGGTTGGGAAAACGTTGAAGTGTTGGTCCATCACTTTATTAGGGGCGAGCGTTACATATTCACATTGTTCGGATGCGTGGTGTGAACTTAAACACACCGACTATTGTTTCACATTCGCGTGTTCACATTTGTACTTCATGCATAGATAGCTTTCTCTCAATGGGACCATTTAAGAGCTTTGTACAATTGtacttatataataattaagttaACTAGGATAATACCTGCGCTCTGCGCAGtgtgaatttatttttatatattatcgatagtttcttttatatatttgatcattttatttatatatataaaatattttttgttgttattatataatttttttccggtggatcagatcaatttttattaaaaataatggaacaaaactataattaatacatcatgggttgatcggattggacattaaacaaattatgacataaaaaccttattttttccatcgaacacattcttgaaaaaagtgaacagtattgtttttacagttgaattattttgacttttatcttccatatggttttgaaagctttcaaatcaaccatcgaattgatacatgtcattttaatgttttagtcgtatacttaaggaaaacttacatttttgtaatttaaagtcgttttaaaaaattcaaaatataacatataagaaaaaatctaacatataagaaaaatataacatataagttgtcctcatttttgtattttaaagtcgttttaaaaaaatatataacatataaggtttcctcgtttttgtaatttaaagtcattttaaaaaattcaaaatataacatataagaaaaaatctaattttttattatatggttaatgtgattgtttactttttttaataataaaaaattaaacaaaatgaagaaggatgcaaaagttgttatcaaatctttattattcataatcattaattgtcatatatatgtaaatcatattagttaatttcgtagtttttatttagggaaagaatacacacttcttataatttagattaatataatgttctctagtggacattaaacaaattatgacataaaaaccttatttttttcctcgaacacattcttgaaaaagtgaacagtattgttttcacagttaaattattttgacttttatcttacatatggttttgaaagctttcaaatcaaccatcgaacttatacatgtcattttaatgtttttagtcgtatacttaaggaaaacttacatttttgtaatttaaagtcgttttaaaaaattcaaaatataacatataagaaaaaatctaacatataagaaaaatgtaacatataaggtgtcctcattttttattttaaagtcttttttaaaaaaatataacatataaggtttcctcatttttgtaatttaaagtcattttaaaaaattcaaaacataacatataagaaaaaatctattttttattatatggttcatgtgattgtttattttttaataatataaattaaacaaaaatgaagaagaatgcaaaaattgttatcaaatctttattattcataatcattaattatcatatatatatgtaaatcatattaggtaattctgtaacttttatttaaggaaagaatacacacttcttatattttaggttaatataatgttctctagtggacattaaacaaattatgacatacaaaccttattttttccatcgaacacattcttgaaaaaagtgaacagtattgtttccacagttaaattattttgacttttatcttccatatggttttgaaagctttcaaatcaaccatcgaattgatacatgtcattttaatgtttttagtcgtatacttaaggaaaacttacatttttgtaatttaaagtcatttttaaaaaattcaaaatataacatataagaaaattctaacatataagaaaaatataacatataagatgtcttcatttttgtattttaaagtcattttaaaaagaaatatataacatataaggtttccactttttttgtattttaaagtcattttaaaaaattcaaaatataacatataagaaaaaatctaatttttttattatatggttaatgtgattgtttattttttttaataatataaatttaaacaaaaatgaagaaggatgcaaaaattgttatcaaatctttattattcataatcattaattgccatatatatgtaaatcatattaggtaattccgtaacttttatttaaggaaagaatacacacttcctatattttaggttaatataatgttctctagtgttatataattatggaataatgtgacaccattagattaaactatactttatattagatgctttagaattctttgaaatgaaatttagaaggcatttagagtgccacctaggatttggggttttttttaattaatacaaaattaaggttctaatttttcaaatacttctcaattaatatataggggatatatgTCTTGGTTTTAACGATTTACGATATTGTAAAACAAGTGAAACTATATTTAAAGAATAGTTACATGCAATTACACAAAACTACCATTCTAGTGAATTCAATTATCCAAACACACGTGTCACATTCTCATTCAGtattgataaataataataatcattttTAGTTTGCTCTATATATATACGTACATTTAATATTTGTGTTGGCTAGTCatgttttctatatttgtattgaATGCATTTTCTAATAactttttttgataaagaacttAGACCATCATTATCCACGGTTTCTTAGAGCAGGgttcttagaaaaatattttcttagagCAGGGTTCTTAGGAAAATATAAGAACAGTTTCTTAATTCACTTATCCAAACACACGTGTCACATTCCATTCAGtattgataaataataataatcatttttagtttgctatatacatatatacacgTACATTTAATATTTGTGTTGGCTAGTCATGTTTTCTATATTTGCACTGAATGCATTttctaataacttttttttgataaagaacttAGATCATCATTATCCACGGTTTCTTAGGGCAGAATTCttaggaaaatataaaaaattgtttcttaattttcaactaaaaagttaagaaacaatttcttaattttttagttgaaaattaagaaacagtttcttatatttcccTGAGAACTCCGCCCTAAGAAACCgtggataatgatgctcttataaGATATAGGTAAGtcagagcatgtttattgcatATCTCTTAGATTGGAGTTCTTaacgtaatataagatacggtctcttagcttttaactaaaaaaactaagaaacgtctcttaaataaaagatataagagacgtctcttaacttttatatCATATGTTATATTACGTTAAAAACCTCAACCTAAGAGACctacaataaacatgctcttaggGCATCATTATTGGAGGGATTTGATTAAGGGCCCTTAGcattgtttattattatttttgtgttaAGGAACTAAGCTAAAGGCTTTTGTATAAGTAGCTGATTATTGGTGGGACTTTACTTGTCCCTTACTTagttaaattgattattttcattaatagtatataaaagcaaacaaacattttattcgagtaataaaaacttataaatcagaagttatttggaagatgtcCAAATTTAGCCCATATATTATCAATCAAATCATTTTGTAATTTGTGATGGGCTTGTGTATTCCGAACACTCGTTCGACGATCAATTATATTACCGAGATGTGAAGGCATATTGACGGAAAATGTATCCACATCTTCTCTTTCTTGGAATTCATCAACGTCATACTGAGTGGATGATGATCGTTCatcttcgacaatcatattatggagaatgatacatgctctcataatagtTGCAATCTTCTCTTTATCCCATAACTGAGATGGGTTTCGGACTACGGCAAATCTAGCTTGCAGGACTCCAAaggcacgctcgacatcttttctcaCAGCTTCTTGGGTTTGAGCAAATAATGAATTCTTCTGACCTTGTGGTAGTCGGATATACCGTCCGTGAGATAATATGCCAAATGATACTGATTACCATTCACATAGAAATTTACTTCTGGGGCTATTCCGTTAATAATGTCGTCAAAAACgggtgatcgatcaagaatattaaggtcgttcatagtacctggagctccaaaaaacgcgtgccatatccagaggtcaTATGAAGCTACGGCCTCCAATACAATTGTTGGTTTATTGGTTCCACGCgaatacattcctttccaagcggttggacagttcttccactcccaatgcatacagtcgatgcttccaaccATTCCGGGAAACCCACGTTGTTCTCCAATATATAATAGTCTTTCCAGATCCTCCGGTGTGGGACGTCTTAGATATTCCTCGCCAAACAATTGGACTATTCCCGCGGTAAAATGGTGCAAACATTTTCGAGCTGTTGTTTCACCAAGCCGGACATATTCGTCAACTGTATCAGACccaccaccatacgccaattgTCTAATTGCTGCGGTACATTTTTGGAGCGGAGAAAGACTAGACCGTCCGGTTGCATCTTCTCTTGGTTGAAAGTATTCTATTTCATTAGACATACGATGCATAATACGCAAGAACAAGGtcttgttcattcgaaaccgtCTTCGGAATATGTTGTGCGGGTATGTTGGAGTTTCACAAAAGTAATCGTTCCAAAGCTTCGTGTGGCCTTCTTCTCGGTTTCTCTCGATATGTATACgtggttttctcttttttggtTCGGGAATGAAATTAGGATTTTCAAATATATCTTCAAACATAGAATCAAATTCATGATCATCATCTTTGTGGTAATGATAatgtgaagaagaagccattgaaaatttataaaagagATTGAAATTTCTAAAAGAGAATTAAAAGAGAGAATGTGTTATGATGAGGAGAAGTAATGCATTGTATGTGAGAAGTATGATCTATATATGCTACATTGTCGGGTGTGAAAGCATGACAGTTTGTTCACGAGCATTACTGTTTGCTCACGAGCAGTTCAGTGTGCTCACAGACTGAAGACGGACAAGTCAAAGACTCATCATGTCACGAGTTCTTTTGTGTTAGAAAAGTTACGAGTCAAAGCAGTGATAGGAAAGTGTCACAGACTTAACAAAACATGAGTTACATGAGATGACTTATAATAAAACTTAATATTCCAcaacaagcaaaaaaaattacaaacaaatAAGCATCTCTAAACCAGTCATACTAAAGCTTCACCACGCTAGAAGAATCAGTTCCGAAAGAGAAGCACCACTCCTACTAAAACTACTAGAAGAACCATTACCTCGAGAAAGAACTCAAACCCATAGCTAACCTTAGATTTCTCCTTAGCTAAATCATACACCATCTTCTCTAGAATGCCTAGCTTCTGCTCAGTCTCGTAGTCAGACAAAAGGGCAAGACTGTCGACCTTTTCAGACAGTAGAAGAATGTGTCTATCTCTGTCTCGCAGCTCCTCCATCAATGCATCATCCCACCATTTCCATACGTGACACTCCCCATCATCTACATTCGGACAAGTGTAGTATCGCCTACCTATTTCGCGAGAAGATGTTGCAAGTAGTGGCTGAGCGCCACAGTAGCATCTCTGCGGGATGCCAAAGTCTACCTCGGGTTCCGGAGGGTACTGCACCGGTGAACCTCTTTGTAAGCTTATCTCCTCTTGGTCACGTCGAATTAAGTCATCAGTCTCGTTGTAGCCACTGTCCACAGAGTTGCAAAATAAGTCCTCCGAGTCCGAAGGCTGACTATAGTTGTAGTCAAGTCCCATGTTCCTCTTATCCTGCAGAAAATGTCAACTACTTATTAGAATCATGTTTTAGCAAGAACATTTGTAGTTGTTTAAAAAGAGACAAAGCAagacattttatatatattattaaacagCCTTAGTTTATATAATTCCACGGTTATTTAAAGAGACGTTCTGATTAGATTAAACAAGCATATAAAAAGACATACATAAAAACAGAGATTTTATGGaggaaaaacataaaacatagaaTTAAAAGGACaaagaaaaaactattaaaaagacaaatataaaacatagaACATGATATCTAATTCTTCAGAAGTACGCAGCTAAGAGTTTATTCTTCACAACTTCTTATGCCTCAGTTAATGGCTCCGACTTTTGGAGGAGAGTATCCAGTATAGCCAACTTAGTGAGCCTCTCCTTCATGGCCAAATCCTCCTTCTTCATTTCTCATAGGGTGGTGTACTCAGCAACAGACTTCCCTTGACCAGTGTTCCTTTTCGATTTAGCAGCCTTGATACCTTCAGGCCGGGTCTCATGATCACCATTCTCGTTGGTTGACGTTTCAGATGGTGTTTCACCATTTTTCCTCTTTGAGCTTCCTTTTGGTGTGTTGAGGCTGAGCCATTTCTGCTCATACCTCAACACACACCACACATGCTCGAGGTTGAACTTGGTTCTCTAATCAGCGTAGAAGATGTCATGAGCCCTCTTGAGAACATCAGTGTCACTCTCACCACTGCTAATTTGCCTCTCTGCTGTGGCATAAGCGCCGCAGAACTTGTTCACGTGATCGTTTATCCTAGCCCACCTCTTCTTACAATGAAGATGCTCTCTCTTTTCACCATCCCCTACTCCGTGAGGACTTGTTGTGTAATACTCAGCAACACGTTGCCAGAAGGTGAGTGACTTCTGCTGATTTCCAACTACAGCATCCTTGGAAGTGTTGAGCCACGCACTGATTAGGACCTCGTCATCAGTCGGGGTCCATTTACGTCGAGCAACACGGTCCACGGGTGTGCCTACTGGTGTGCCTACGGGTGTGTCTTCAGATGGGTGAGAACTGAAAGGAGGGTTCTCGGATTCTCCTAAGTGAACATTAGAATGGAAAGGGAAGTAGCTAGAGGACTGCGTATAAATATTTCTTGGATCCATATCAgtaagaagagagaagagattaAGAGGAGGTGGTAGAAGAGAAAAACTAGCTACGTATATTTAAGGGGGGCATCAGAAGGGGTTTGATTGGAGGAAGTGAAGAGTAAGTTAGCAATAACTTACCCACTTAATGACTAACCGGTAACAAGATATGTCTTATCTAAAGTTATTACAC
This region of Brassica napus cultivar Da-Ae chromosome C5, Da-Ae, whole genome shotgun sequence genomic DNA includes:
- the LOC106350482 gene encoding glutathione S-transferase U17 — translated: MASDEVKVIGAWASPFVMRPRIALNLKSVPYEFLQETFGAKSELLLKSNPVHKKIPVLIHADKPVCESNIIVEYVDETWSASGPSMLPSTPYDRAIARFWAAYIDEKWFPSLKSILKAEGEEEKKAVLAQVEEGNALLEKAFNDCSKGKAFFNGEHIGYLDIAFGCFLAWLRVTELAGGHKLIDEVKTPSLSKWADRFCNDPAVKPVMPETATLAEFAKKIFAKPPA
- the LOC106368344 gene encoding glutathione S-transferase T3-like, which codes for MDPRNIYTQSSSYFPFHSNVHLGESENPPFSSHPSEDTPVGTPVGTPVDRVARRKWTPTDDEVLISAWLNTSKDAVVGNQQKSLTFWQRVAEYYTTSPHGVGDGEKREHLHCKKRWARINDHVNKFCGAYATAERQISSGESDTDKWLSLNTPKGSSKRKNGETPSETSTNENGDHETRPEGIKAAKSKRNTGQGKSVAEYTTL
- the LOC106368353 gene encoding glutathione S-transferase U17, translating into MATDEVKVIGAWASPFVMRPRIALNLKSVPYEFLQETFGAKSELLLKSNPVHKKIPVLLHADKPVCESNIIVEYVDETWSASGPSMLPSTPYDRAIARFWAAYIDEKWFPSLKSILKAEGEEEKKAVLAQVEEGNALLEKAFIDCSKGKPFFNGEHIGYLDIAFGCFLAWLRVTELAGGHKLIDEVKTPSLSKWAERFCNDPAVKPVMPETATLAEFAKKIFAKPTA